A window of the Alternaria dauci strain A2016 chromosome 3, whole genome shotgun sequence genome harbors these coding sequences:
- a CDS encoding 60S ribosomal protein uL4 translates to MSRPTVTVVSAKGEATKDTVPVPNVFKAPIRPDIVHAVHTGMNKNRRQPYAVSEKAGHQTSAESWGTGRAVARIPRVSGGGTHRAGQAAFGNMCRSGRMFAPTKVWRKWHQKINLNQKRFATASALAASGSPALLLARGHAISTVPEVPLVVSSTAFADAAIKKTSAAVALLKAVGAGADVEKAKNSRKLRAGKGKLRGRRHKQRRGPLVIYNPDEDGKELVLAFRNIPGVETSSVYSLNLLQLAPGGHLGRFIVWTSSAFSALDKVYGSTAEPSALKKDYLLPSSMMSQPDLSKIINSSDVQKVLRPVRGGAVSKRGVVQKKNPLKNFQVQLRLNPYAATFSKEKLGQKKLEASKPEPAADTFLDLLHEN, encoded by the exons ATGTCGAGGCCAACCGTCACCGTCGTCTCCGCCAAGGGCGAGGCCACTAAGGACACCGTCCCCGTGCCCAATGTCTTCAAG GCACCCATCCGCCCTGACATCGTCCACGCGGTGCACACTGGCATGAACAAGAACCGCCGCCAGCCTTACGCTGT CTCCGAGAAGGCTGGTCACCAGACTTCTGCCGAGTCCTGGGGTACTGGTCGTGCTGTCGCCCGTATTCCCCGTGTCTCTGGTGGAGGTACTCACCGTGCTGGTCAGGCTGCTTTCGGTAACATGTGCCGATCCGGTCGCATGTTCGCTCCCACCAAGGTCTGGCGCAAGTGGCACCAGAAGATCAACCTGAACCAGAAGCGTTTCGCTACCGCGTCTGCGCTCGCTGCTTCAGGAAGCCCTGCTCTTCTCCTCGCCCGCGGTCACGCCATCAGCACCGTCCCCGAGGTTCCCCTCGTTGTCTCATCGACCGCTTTCGCCGATGCCGCCATCAAGAAGACCTCCGCTGCCGTCGCTCTGCTGAAGGCTGTTGGTGCTGGTGCCGATGTCGAGAAGGCCAAGAACTCCCGCAAGCTCCGTGCTGGTAAGGGTAAGCTCCGTGGCCGCCGCCACAAGCAGCGCCGTGGTCCTCTCGTCATCTACAACCCCGACGAGGATGGCAAGGAGCTCGTCCTTGCTTTCCGCAACATCCCAGGTGTCGAGACTTCATCGGTCTACTCGCTCAACCTTCTCCAGCTCGCCCCCGGTGGCCACCTCGGTCGCTTCATCGTCTGGACCTCATCTGCTTTCAGCGCCCTTGACAAGGTCTACGGATCCACTGCCGAGCCTTCCGCGCTCAAGAAGGACTACCTCCTCCCATCAAGCATGATGAGCCAGCCCGATCTCAGCAAGATCATCAACTCCAGCGACGTCCAGAAGGTTCTCCGCCCCGTCCGTGGTGGAGCCGTCTCCAAGCGTGGTGTCGTACAAAAGAAGAACCCGCTCAAGAACTTCCAGGTGCAGCTCCGCCTCAACCCATACGCTGCTACCTTCTCCAAGGAGAAGTTGGGCCAGAAGAAGCTCGAGGCCAGCAAGCCCGAGCCTGCTGCTGACACCTTCCTCGACCTCCTCCACGAGAACTAG